The DNA window TCACCACTTTATAGGGCACATCAATGCGGTACTTCAATTCATAAGCACCTAGGCGAACGATAGCCATCTCAACCGCGTCCACTTCTTTCATAGGGCGATCCAGGAACGGCTCCACAAGCCGGTCCAGTTCCGCCTGCTCGCGGTGCACCCCCCTCAAAATGTCCCGGAAATACATGATATCCACTTTGCTCATGTCATTATCGACCATGAACTCGGCTTCAATATCCGAAATAGGGGTTTTGCTAAAATGCCGCTGGTACAACCCCTGCATTGCTAGTGCCCGGGCACGGCGACGGTCGCCGGCCTTGGGCTTATTCGTATTCCCCGGTTGGGGACTGCTATCGCCTGCTTCGCTCATTACTCACCCAACTTCTTGAACAAACTGACCATTTCCAGGGCAGTAATTGCTGCTTCCGCACCTTTGTTGCCAGCCTTCGTTCCTGAACGCTCAATTGCCTGTTCGATGGAATCCACGGTTAGTACCCCAAAGGTCACTGGCACGTCGGTTTCCAGGCTGACGGCACCCAAGCCACTGGACGCTTCACCAGCCACATATTCAAAGTGCGGCGTGCCACCACGGATGACAGCACCCAGAGCGATAATGGCATCGTAGTCAGAGGTTTCTGCTACGCGCTTAACCGCCAGCGGCATTTCATAAGCACCTGGTACGCGAATCACGGTGATATCGCTCTCGGCAATACCGTGACGACGCAGAGTGTCGATCGCGCCTTCCACCAGGCTTTCAACCACAAAACCGTTAAACCGGCCAACCACCAGCGCATAACGTCCGCTGCACTGGGTAAAATCACCTTCAATTACTTTGATATCTGCCATCTCGGGCTCCTTCGCGAGCTGCAGCACGTTCAGGCTGCAGCCAGATTTATCATTCGGGGGTATAAGGTACGTATTCCACAACTTCCAGGTCGAAACCGGAGATAGCCGAGAATTTAACGGGTGGGCTCAGCAAGCGCATTTTGCAAACACCAATGTCACGCAGAATTTGAGAGCCGGTACCTACGGTAAAGTACACACCGGAGCTGCCCTTGCCTGACGACTCACGACCTTCGTCAAAAAACTCCTGCATGCGATCTTCCAGATTACGGCTGTCTTCTGCACTGTTCAAAAGTACAACCACACCTTTGCCCTCATTGGCGACCTTCTCCAAGGCATGGTGCAACGGCCAGCTTCGGGAATCCTTTCGGCGCGCACCCAACAGATCTCGCAAAGTGTCCGTAATATGAACACGAACGTGCACCGGCTCCTCAGAGCTGATGTCACCCATCACCATCGCGAGGTGGGTTGATCCCTGAATATTGTCCCGGTAGGTGCGCAATTTAAAGACACCGTATTCGGTATCCAGATCATTCTCTTCCACGCACTCGACGGTTTTTTCATTCATGGTGCGGTAGTGGATCAAATCGGCAATGGTGCCAATCTTCAGATCGTGTTCTTCCGCAAACTTCTCGAGGTCTTCACGGCGGGCCATCGAGCCGTCGTCGTTCATGATTTCGCAGATAACACCTGCGGGTTCACTGCCGGCCAGAGATGCCAGGTCACAGGAAGCTTCCGTATGGCCGGCCCGGCTCAAGACCCCACCGGGATCAGACATCAACGGGAAAATGTGTCCCGGTTGAACCAAATCGGCGGCTTTTGCGTCTCGTGCTACGGCGGCCTGCACTGTGCGGGCTCGGTCCGCTGCCGAAATACCGGTGGTCACACCCTCACGGGCTTCAATCGACAAGGTAAATTTGGTGCCAAAGCCTGACGCATTCTGCTGAACCATCAGCGGCAAACCAAGCTGTTCACAACGCTGCCGGGTCATCGGCATGCAGATAAGGCCCCGGCCAAAACGCGCCATAAAGTTGATCGCTTCCGGCGTGCAATGTTCTGCAGCCATTACCAGATCACCCTCGTTTTCGCGGTCTTCGTCATCCATCAGGATGACCATCTTTCCCTGTCGAATATCTTCGATGATGTCTTCAATGCTGTTCAGTGCCATACGCTTCTGCACCCTGTCACCCCGGCCATTCGCAATAACGGCCAAGAGGAATGAATTGAATGATTAACTGCGGGCGAGGATCAACCGTTGATCTTCACCCACCTGACGGCGATCCAGCACCTTCCATTGCACTTTGTCTGCCATAACATCTATGGGTAAATGAGCCGTTGGCCGCCCCGTACTCCCTAAAAATACCGGGGCTTGGTACAGCCAAAGCTCATCCACTAAATTCTCACTGATAAAGGTCCCCGCTAACGTTGGCCCGGCCTCTACCAGCAATTCGTTAATGCCTTTCTCTCCGAGGGCGTCCAGTAGTTCGACCACGTTCACCCCGTTGTCTCGCCAAGCGACGCCGGCAATACTCACACCCAGCGCAGCCAAATCTTGCGCCGGCGCCGTTGGCCGAGTAGAACTGGCGCAGAACACCTGAACATTGCCGCCTCGAAGAATGCGGGCCGACGTTGGCGTTCGCGCATCACGATCAGCAATCACTCGCAGCGGCTGACGTGATGGTGCCGCCGCTTCCCCCAGCTCACCCATATCATCAAGGCGCACGGTCAGCGACGGATCATCGGCCAATACAGTGCCCACCCCCGTGAGAATGGCATCGCTCATGGCCCGCAGGCGCTGCACATCGCGGCGCGCCTCAGGGCCCGTAATCCACTGACTCTCCCCAGACGCCATAGCCGTTCGACCATCCAGACTGGCAGCCATTTTCAATCGAACCCAAGGGCGACCGGTATTCATGCGCTTCATAAACCCCGGATTCAGGCGAGCAGCTTCTTCACTCAACACGCCTTCGGTAACCCTGATGCCCGCATCGCGCAGCATATCAAGACCCCGGCCAGAAACCGTCGGATTCGGATCTTTCGTTGCCACGAACACTTGGGCCACACCCGCCTCCATCAACGCCTTCGCGCATGGCGGCGTCCGGCCATAATGACTGCACGGCTCCAAAGTCACGTAGGCCGTTGCGCCTCGCGCTTCCTGCCCGGCCTGGCTCAATGCGTGCACTTCGGCATGCGCCTCACCGGCACGCTCGTGCCAGCCTTCACCCACGATACGATTGCCTCTGGCAATCACGCATCCCACACGTGGATTTGGGTGAGTGGAGTAACGACCACGCCAAGCCAACTGGATAGCCCGTGCCATCATTGCCCTGTCGCGGTCTGAAATCATGCCTTACCTTTCCCTGTAGGGGTTTCGGCCAACGCGCGCGCCACATCTGCGGCGTCGCCGTTGCCTTGGGACAAACGCTCAATCTCTTCTTTGAACTCGTTAATGTCCTGAAAACTCCGATAAACCGAGGCAAAACGAACGTACGCCACTTTATCCAGCTGGCGCAGCTCGGTCATCACCTCTTCGCCCAACTGCATCGATTTCACTTCACGCTCGCCCGTCGCTCTCAGGCGGTACTTAATTCTGTTTAGCGCCGCCTCGATCGATTCAATACTGACCGGGCGTTTTTCCAGAGCTTTCATCAAACCAGCCCGCAACTTTTCTTCATCGAAAGGCTGTCGGGTACCGTCTTGCTTGACTACCCGCGGCATCACTAACTCAGCCGTTTCAAACGTGGTAAACCGCTCGCGGCAGGACAAGCACTCCCTGCGGCGGCGCACCTGATCGCCTTCGGCCACCAGACGCGAATCAATCACCTTGGTATCGGCTTCACCACAGAAAGGACAATGCATAGTTCAAACGCTCCGGAAAAAGGACCCGGGAAACCCTTCAGGGGCGCCCGGGCGGACTCACACAGTGCAAATCAAGCGTAAACCGGGAAACGTGCGCACACTGCTTCAACCTGCTCACGCACACGGCTGATGGTGGCTTCGTCTTCAAGGTTGTCGAGGATGTCACACATCCAACCAGCCAAATCACGACATTCCTGCTCACCGAAGCCTCGAGTGGTAACCGCCGGCGTACCTACACGCAGACCAGACGTCACGAACGGAGAACGTGGATCATTCGGAACCGCGTTCTTGTTCACGGTGATGTGGGCACGGCCCAGCGCTGCGTCCGCATCTTTACCGGTGATGTCTTGCTTGATCAGGCTAACCAGGAACAGATGGTTCTTGGTGCCGCCGGAGATGACATCGTAGCCGCGCTCGATGAACACGTCAGCCATGGCCACAGCGTTCTTCACAACTTGCTGCTGGTAGGCTTTAAATTCGTCGCTCATGGCTTCTTTGAAGCAGATGGCCTTAGCCGCAATCACGTGCATCAAAGGGCCACCCTGACCACCGGGGAATACCGCAGAGTTCAGTTTTTTCTGCAGAGCTTCATCGTCACACGCCAGAATCAGGCCGCCACGAGGGCCGCGCAAGGTTTTGTGAGTGGTGGTGGTCACGACATGAGCGTGAGGAACCGGATCCGGGTAAACCCCCGCGGCAACCAGACCCGCTACGTGCGCCATATCCACGAACAGGTAAGCACCAACCTTGTCAGCAATCTCGCGGAAACGGGCGAAATCCAGTTCCTGAGAGTAAGCAGAGAAACCGGCAATGATCATTTTCGGCTTGTGCTCAACCGCCAGCGCTTCCACTTCGTCGTAATCAATCAGACCAGTTTCCGGGTTCAGGCCGTACTGTACGGCGTTGTAAATCTTACCGGAGAAGTTCACGCTGGCCCCGTGTGTCAAGTGACCGCCGTGGGCAAGGCTCATGCCCAGAACGGTATCGCCCGGCTGAACCAACGCCATGAACACAGCGGAGTTCGCCTGGGACCCGGAGTGAGGCTGCACGTTAGCGTATGCAGCACCGAACAGCTCTTTGGCACGATCAATCGCCAGCTGCTCAGCCACGTCCACAAACTCACAACCACCATAGTAACGCTTACCCGGATAGCCTTCGGCGTACTTGTTGGTCAGCACACTGCCCTGGGCTTCCATCACTCGAGGACTGGTGTAGTTTTCGGACGCGATCAGTTCGATGTGCGCTTCCTGACGCTTTTCTTCCGCCTGCATGGCGTTCAACAGTTCGTCATCGAAACCGGCGATTTTCATATCACGATTAAACATGGAGTGCTGCCCCTGTCTGAATGGCTGGTCCGGCTTAACGTTGTGTATGCCGCAACCCCTGAAAAATTGGGCCGTCATTCTATCGCGAATGCGGGTCAAAAATCATCCTTTATACCGTCCGCAGATACCGACACGCCGGCAATCCCGGTTTCCACTCAATTGCTATCCCCGACCGGTTTCGATACCTTACCGAATCAAAACTACGCAGTCAGATCGGCCGTGGGTGCACACACGCTCCCCACGCGACCGACTCCAGAATTCATAAACCTATTTCTTACCAGAGGTTTCAGCCGATATGGCCCAGTACGTATACAGCATGAACCGCGTGGGCAAAGTGGTACCACCCAAGCGGGAAATCCTGAAAGACATTTCTCTTAGCTTCTTCCCGGGCGCCAAAATTGGCGTGCTCGGCCTGAACGGTTCCGGTAAATCCACTCTGCTCCGTATTATGGCCGGCGTCGACCAGGATTACATCGGTGAGGCCCGCCCGCAGCCCGGCATCAATGTTGGCTATCTGCCGCAGGAACCCGAACTGGACGAAGAGAAAACCGTCAAAGAAATTGTGGACGAATCGGTTGCTCACGTTCACAACGCCTTGGCCGAGCTTGATCAGGTGTACGCCGCCTACGCCGAGCCCGACGCCGACTTTGACGAACTGGCCAAGAAACAAGGCAAACTGGAAGCCATCATTCAGGCTACCGACGGCCACGACATCGAACGCAAGATGGAAGTCGCCGCAGACGCCCTGCGCCTTCCGGCCTGGGATCAGAAAGTCAAGGTTCTATCGGGTGGTGAACGCCGCCGAGTAGCCCTGTGCCGCCTGTTGCTATCCGGCCCGGACATGCTGCTTCTGGACGAGCCGACCAACCACTTGGACGCAGAATCCGTCGCCTGGCTGGAGCGCTTCCTGCACGATTACGAAGGTACCGTGGTTGCCATCACCCACGACCGTTACTTCCTCGACAATGTAGCAGGCTGGATTCTCGAGCTAGACCGTGGCCAAGGCATTCCGTTTGAAGGCAACTACAGCCAGTGGTTGGAAAACAAAGAAAAGCGTTTGGAGATGGAATCCAAACAGGAAGCCGCTCACCAGAAGGCCGTTAAGCAAGAGCTGGAATGGGTTCGCTCCAATGCGAAGGGCCGACAGTCCAAGAGTAAGGCCCGCTTGTCTCGCTTTGAGGAAATGAGCTCTCAAGAATTCCAGAAGCGTAACGAAACCAACGAACTGTACATCCCACCCGGACCGCGTCTGGGCGACAAGGTGATTGAAGTTGAAGGCATCAGCAAAGCGTTCGACGACCGCCTGTTGTATGAAGACGTTTCACTGACCGTACCCCCTGGTGCCATTGTAGGCATCATTGGTGGTAACGGCGCCGGTAAGTCCACGCTGTTCAAGATGATCGCCGGCATGGACCAACCGAACTCCGGCACCATTACTGTGGGCGAAACCGTTGAACTGGCGTATGTCGATCAGATGCGCGATCTGGATGGCAGCAAAACCGTTTGGGAAGAACTTTCAGACGGCAACGACATCATCAAAGTCGGCAACTACGAGACCCCGTCTCGGGCCTACGTAGGACGCTTCAACTTCAAAGGCACCGACCAGCAAAAACGCGTGGGCGACCTATCCGGTGGTGAGCGTAACCGCCTGCACCTTGCCAAGCTGCTAAAACAGGGCGGCAACGTGTTGCTGTTGGACGAACCCACCAACGATCTCGACGTAGAAACCTTGCGTGCACTGGAAGAAGCACTGCTGAACTTCCCGGGCTCTGCTTTGGTGATCTCGCACGACCGCTGGTTCTTGGACCGTGTGGCTACACACATCCTGGCGTTCGAAGATGATGGCGAAGTGGTGTATTTCGATGGCAACTTCACGGAATACGACGCCGACTTCAAGAAGCGCAAGGGCGATTCTGCCATGCAGCCTAAACGTATGAAGTACAAGAAGTTAGCGTAATGGCAAAAACCAAAACCGCGTATGTCTGCACCGAGTGCGGCGCTGATTACTCCAAATGGCAGGGCCAATGCACCGCCTGCCAAGCCTGGAATACCGTCAGCGAAGTACGCGGCATTTCCGGCAACAACGCCAAAGGCGCTCGAGGCATTCGCTTCGAGGGCTACGCGGGCAGTTTGTCGGAGGTCAAAAGCCTTGATGAGGTCAGTCTGGCCGAGCAAGCCCGTATCAGCACCGGTATGCAGGAATTTGACCGTGTGCTCGGTGGCGGCCTGATCGAAGGCTCAGCGGTGTTAATGGGCGGCCATCCCGGCGCTGGTAAAAGTACTCTGTTGCTTCAAGCCGTGTGTCAGCTCGCAGCCCAGCACCCCGCTCTGTACGTGACCGGCGAGGAATCGCTGCAACAAGTCGCCATGCGCGCCAAACGCCTCGGCTTGCCCACCAAAGACCTGAAAATGCTGTCGGAAACCAGCGTCGAGCGGGTCATGCAAGTGGCCGAAGCGGAAAAACCGCGCATTCTGGTGGTGGACAGTATTCAGGTGATGCACGTTGCCGACATCGAATCGGCACCGGGCTCTGTTTCGCAAGTACGAGAAAGCGCCGCTTACCTGACCCGTTTCGCTAAGCAGACCGGCACCATTCTGTTTCTGGTAGGTCACGTCACCAAAGACGGCAGCCTGGCCGGCCCGAAAGTACTTGAACACATGATCGACTGCTCGATCCTGTTGGAAGGCTCAAGCGACAGCCGTTACCGCACTCTGCGGGGCATCAAGAACCGATTCGGCGCGGTGAACGAATTGGGCGTTTTCGCCATGCTGGAACAGGGCTTGAAAGAGGTGAAAAACCCCAGCGCCATCTTCCTGAATCGCGGCGAAGAGGCGGCTCCGGGCAGTGTGGTGATGGTCGTATGGGAAGGCACCCGCCCTATGCTGGTGGAGATCCAGGCATTGGTGGATATGGCCCAAGGCAGCTACCCAAGACGAGTTGCGGTTGGCTTGGACCAAAATCGACTGGCGATGCTGCTGGCAGTTCTGCACCGCCATGGTGGCATGCATGTGGCGGATCAGGATGTGTTCGTGAACGTGGTTGGCGGGGTGAAAGTGGCCGAAACCAGTGCGGATTTGGCATTGCTGGCTGCCGTTGTCTCGTCTTTCCGAAACCGCGCTCTGCCACAGGATTTGGTGATTTTCGGGGAAGTTGGCCTTTCAGGTGAAATTCGCCCGGTACCCAGTGGGCAGGAGCGGATTTACGAGGCATCCAAGCATGGCTTCACCCGGGCACTGGTCCCGAAAGCCAACGCTCCGCGTAAGCCTATCGAGGGGATGAAGGTTATTCCGGTGACCAAACTATCGGATGCACTTTCGGCATTGGAGGAGTTTTAACCTCGCTCCTAGCCTGCTGAGTTTCGTCCGAGGCTCGCACAGGGATAGCTTTCCAAAAACCGCTACGAGCACATCCATGTGCGCTTCTCTTCGGCCATCCATGGCCTACGACATTTTTGAAAAGCTATCCCTGCGCAAACCAACCTGACCTCGGAAATATACGCTCAAAAACATTCACCGAGCACCCACTAGTCAATTAGATGCGCCAACTCTCGCTCTAACAAATCCGGATCACCCAAATTCAACTCTACCAACCGCCGCAAATGCATCGCGCTTTCGATATCGATGTACTGGCATTTAAAGCCCAGACAATGCCCTTCCACGTGCACCAGCTCCACCGCCATGACAATACCCGCCTCGTGACCGTTCAACTGCACAACAAGCTCACAGGACTCACCTAAAGGAACACCCCAATCTTCTGGTCGCTCCACAAGCGCCCCTTTGAGTGATATATCCAACACCTCCGTTGACCACACCTGTTCCTGCCAATGCAGCTCACAGGGAGCGTCAAAGCTAATACGGTGGAAACGGCGATTTTCGGGGTTTTGGGCAGCCAAGGGGTGTCTCCGAGTATTGAATAGTTCTGCTCTGACTATAGACCGGACACAATAGGGAATCCATCGCTGGAAATGGCAGAAAAACCAAACTACGTTTCGGGTGGACACTAACGACGAGGCAAGAAGCGAGCTGGCGGGACGGCCTCCGAAAAATTTCGAAGGCCAAGGATGGCCGAAGAGAAGCGCACATGGATGTGCTCGTAGCGTTTTTTTGGAGGCCGTCCCGCCAGATCGCTAGCACCACACTCGCAATTTAGAGGACGACTATCTCCGGAACTTACTTACTGCTGGTGATACTTGCCACTCAGCTCAACAACCGCCTCAATGAACGCCCCAGCATGCTCCGGATCCACTTCCGGTGTAATACCGTGACCCAGATTGAAGATGTGCCCGGTGCCCTGCCCGTAACGAGACAGAATATCTTCCACCTCTTCACGGATACGCTTCTTAGGCGCATACAACATCGTCGGATCCATATTGCCCTGAAGGGCTACTCGATCACCCA is part of the Marinobacter sp. JH2 genome and encodes:
- a CDS encoding PilZ domain-containing protein; translated protein: MAAQNPENRRFHRISFDAPCELHWQEQVWSTEVLDISLKGALVERPEDWGVPLGESCELVVQLNGHEAGIVMAVELVHVEGHCLGFKCQYIDIESAMHLRRLVELNLGDPDLLERELAHLID
- the nrdR gene encoding transcriptional regulator NrdR; this encodes MHCPFCGEADTKVIDSRLVAEGDQVRRRRECLSCRERFTTFETAELVMPRVVKQDGTRQPFDEEKLRAGLMKALEKRPVSIESIEAALNRIKYRLRATGEREVKSMQLGEEVMTELRQLDKVAYVRFASVYRSFQDINEFKEEIERLSQGNGDAADVARALAETPTGKGKA
- the nusB gene encoding transcription antitermination factor NusB, translating into MSEAGDSSPQPGNTNKPKAGDRRRARALAMQGLYQRHFSKTPISDIEAEFMVDNDMSKVDIMYFRDILRGVHREQAELDRLVEPFLDRPMKEVDAVEMAIVRLGAYELKYRIDVPYKVVINEGVEMAKRFGGTEGHKFVNSILDKLSRRLRLAETRPR
- the glyA gene encoding serine hydroxymethyltransferase yields the protein MFNRDMKIAGFDDELLNAMQAEEKRQEAHIELIASENYTSPRVMEAQGSVLTNKYAEGYPGKRYYGGCEFVDVAEQLAIDRAKELFGAAYANVQPHSGSQANSAVFMALVQPGDTVLGMSLAHGGHLTHGASVNFSGKIYNAVQYGLNPETGLIDYDEVEALAVEHKPKMIIAGFSAYSQELDFARFREIADKVGAYLFVDMAHVAGLVAAGVYPDPVPHAHVVTTTTHKTLRGPRGGLILACDDEALQKKLNSAVFPGGQGGPLMHVIAAKAICFKEAMSDEFKAYQQQVVKNAVAMADVFIERGYDVISGGTKNHLFLVSLIKQDITGKDADAALGRAHITVNKNAVPNDPRSPFVTSGLRVGTPAVTTRGFGEQECRDLAGWMCDILDNLEDEATISRVREQVEAVCARFPVYA
- the ettA gene encoding energy-dependent translational throttle protein EttA; this encodes MAQYVYSMNRVGKVVPPKREILKDISLSFFPGAKIGVLGLNGSGKSTLLRIMAGVDQDYIGEARPQPGINVGYLPQEPELDEEKTVKEIVDESVAHVHNALAELDQVYAAYAEPDADFDELAKKQGKLEAIIQATDGHDIERKMEVAADALRLPAWDQKVKVLSGGERRRVALCRLLLSGPDMLLLDEPTNHLDAESVAWLERFLHDYEGTVVAITHDRYFLDNVAGWILELDRGQGIPFEGNYSQWLENKEKRLEMESKQEAAHQKAVKQELEWVRSNAKGRQSKSKARLSRFEEMSSQEFQKRNETNELYIPPGPRLGDKVIEVEGISKAFDDRLLYEDVSLTVPPGAIVGIIGGNGAGKSTLFKMIAGMDQPNSGTITVGETVELAYVDQMRDLDGSKTVWEELSDGNDIIKVGNYETPSRAYVGRFNFKGTDQQKRVGDLSGGERNRLHLAKLLKQGGNVLLLDEPTNDLDVETLRALEEALLNFPGSALVISHDRWFLDRVATHILAFEDDGEVVYFDGNFTEYDADFKKRKGDSAMQPKRMKYKKLA
- the radA gene encoding DNA repair protein RadA; translation: MAKTKTAYVCTECGADYSKWQGQCTACQAWNTVSEVRGISGNNAKGARGIRFEGYAGSLSEVKSLDEVSLAEQARISTGMQEFDRVLGGGLIEGSAVLMGGHPGAGKSTLLLQAVCQLAAQHPALYVTGEESLQQVAMRAKRLGLPTKDLKMLSETSVERVMQVAEAEKPRILVVDSIQVMHVADIESAPGSVSQVRESAAYLTRFAKQTGTILFLVGHVTKDGSLAGPKVLEHMIDCSILLEGSSDSRYRTLRGIKNRFGAVNELGVFAMLEQGLKEVKNPSAIFLNRGEEAAPGSVVMVVWEGTRPMLVEIQALVDMAQGSYPRRVAVGLDQNRLAMLLAVLHRHGGMHVADQDVFVNVVGGVKVAETSADLALLAAVVSSFRNRALPQDLVIFGEVGLSGEIRPVPSGQERIYEASKHGFTRALVPKANAPRKPIEGMKVIPVTKLSDALSALEEF
- the ribD gene encoding bifunctional diaminohydroxyphosphoribosylaminopyrimidine deaminase/5-amino-6-(5-phosphoribosylamino)uracil reductase RibD, whose translation is MISDRDRAMMARAIQLAWRGRYSTHPNPRVGCVIARGNRIVGEGWHERAGEAHAEVHALSQAGQEARGATAYVTLEPCSHYGRTPPCAKALMEAGVAQVFVATKDPNPTVSGRGLDMLRDAGIRVTEGVLSEEAARLNPGFMKRMNTGRPWVRLKMAASLDGRTAMASGESQWITGPEARRDVQRLRAMSDAILTGVGTVLADDPSLTVRLDDMGELGEAAAPSRQPLRVIADRDARTPTSARILRGGNVQVFCASSTRPTAPAQDLAALGVSIAGVAWRDNGVNVVELLDALGEKGINELLVEAGPTLAGTFISENLVDELWLYQAPVFLGSTGRPTAHLPIDVMADKVQWKVLDRRQVGEDQRLILARS
- the ribE gene encoding 6,7-dimethyl-8-ribityllumazine synthase; this encodes MADIKVIEGDFTQCSGRYALVVGRFNGFVVESLVEGAIDTLRRHGIAESDITVIRVPGAYEMPLAVKRVAETSDYDAIIALGAVIRGGTPHFEYVAGEASSGLGAVSLETDVPVTFGVLTVDSIEQAIERSGTKAGNKGAEAAITALEMVSLFKKLGE
- the ribBA gene encoding bifunctional 3,4-dihydroxy-2-butanone-4-phosphate synthase/GTP cyclohydrolase II; the protein is MALNSIEDIIEDIRQGKMVILMDDEDRENEGDLVMAAEHCTPEAINFMARFGRGLICMPMTRQRCEQLGLPLMVQQNASGFGTKFTLSIEAREGVTTGISAADRARTVQAAVARDAKAADLVQPGHIFPLMSDPGGVLSRAGHTEASCDLASLAGSEPAGVICEIMNDDGSMARREDLEKFAEEHDLKIGTIADLIHYRTMNEKTVECVEENDLDTEYGVFKLRTYRDNIQGSTHLAMVMGDISSEEPVHVRVHITDTLRDLLGARRKDSRSWPLHHALEKVANEGKGVVVLLNSAEDSRNLEDRMQEFFDEGRESSGKGSSGVYFTVGTGSQILRDIGVCKMRLLSPPVKFSAISGFDLEVVEYVPYTPE